The following are encoded together in the Girardinichthys multiradiatus isolate DD_20200921_A chromosome X, DD_fGirMul_XY1, whole genome shotgun sequence genome:
- the LOC124863497 gene encoding LOW QUALITY PROTEIN: thioredoxin, mitochondrial-like (The sequence of the model RefSeq protein was modified relative to this genomic sequence to represent the inferred CDS: deleted 1 base in 1 codon), which translates to MFQYFPSRVLCSVLLNVSRGWRYSRSRGRETGEKAPLSLFRLLHQNGSTSLVREAKLPNSKMAHRFLVRRIWTLSVKNARCLPSSTATVASASFSTSLHPVPSRVSFLTPSRSLAVSHTLHRAVSFNVQDNEDFTDRVINNDLPVLVDFHAQWCGPCKILGPRLEKAVAKQKGRVAMAKVDIDDHTDLAIEYGVSAVPTVIAMRGGDVVDRFVGSKMTISWTHLSAKSLDNKPRVPTQLCNPIMVLSSKISTCRRSVPQSHLANSVMLTPIN; encoded by the exons atgtttcaatattttcctTCGCGGGTCCTCTGCTCTGTACTGCTCAACGTGTCCAGAGGATGGCGCTACTCACGGAGCAGAGGCCGAGAGACAGGAGAAAAAGCTCCGCTGTCTCTTTTTCGTCTGCTGCACCAAAACGGAAGCACTTCATTGGTCCGTGAGGCCAAGTTACCAAACAGCAAG ATGGCACACCGGTTCCTAGTTCGCAGAATCTGGACCCTCTCTGTGAAAAACGCTCGCTGCCTCCCATCATCCACTGCCACCGTCGCCTCCGCTTCATTTTCCACCTCCCTTCATCCTGTCCCGAGCCGGGTGTCCTTCCTCACCCCGTCACGAAGTCTTGCTGTTTCTCACACCCTCCACCGAGCAGTCTCCTTCAATGTTCAGGACAATGAGGACTTCACAGACAGGGTTATTAACAACGATCTGCCTGTGTTGGTCGACTTCCATGCGCA gtGGTGTGGTCCTTGTAAGATCCTTGGGCCAAGGTTGGAGAAGGCTGTTGCCAAACAGAAAGGCCGTGTTGCCATGGCAAAAGTTGACATTGACGATCACACAGACTTGGCTATTGAGTATGGG GTGTCTGCTGTCCCTACAGTCATCGCAATGAGGGGAGGAGATGTTGTCGACCGCTTTGTG GGATCAAAGATGACGATCAGCTGGACTCATTTGTCAGCAAAGTCATTGGACAATAAACCACGAGTCCCGACCCAGCTGTGCAACCCCATCATGGTGCTGTCATCTAAGATCTCAACATGCCGTCGATCGGTGCCACAGTCCCACCTGGCCAACTCTGTAATGCTCACACCCATCAACTAG